From the Streptomyces sp. NBC_01216 genome, the window GGCAACGAGCCCAAGCTCACCGACCCCCTGGGCCGGTACGTGATCGTCACGTTCGTCAAGGGCACCAACATGGGCCCCTACGAGGCCGCCCGGCACATCCCGGGCGTGAGCGGGCACGAGCTGTCGTACGTCGCCAACAAGCACTTCTCGATTCAGCTGCTGAACGAGGCGATCGCCGACCTGGTCAACGCGCACGCCCGCCTGGACATCTCGCAGGCGTGGGGCGACGGCACCGCGGTGGCGGCGGACGGCACCCACATGGACACCTATCTCGACAACCTGCTCTCCGAGACGAGCGTCCGGTACGGCAAGCCGGGAGGCATCGCCTACCACCACGTCTCGGACACCTACATCGCGCTGTTCACGCACTTCATCCCGTGCGGCGTGTGGGAGGCCGTCTACATCATCGAGGGCCTGCTGAAGAACACATCCGAGGTGCATCCGGCCACGGTGCACGCGGATACGCAGGGCCAGAGTTTCCCTGTCTTCGCGCTCGCCCACCTGCTGGGCTTCGACTTGATGCCCCGGAGGAGGCCACAAGTTCAGGATTACCGAAGGGCTGTTGCGGCGGAACCAGAGGGGTCGACAAGGCTGCTTGGCCAGCGTCTACCCTCAAGTTCGGAGGTCGTAAGGTCACCATCATAGGCCGGTCGCCGTTGGAGGCTCGTGAGGCAAAGACTGCGGCACCCGGTGATGTCAGGACACATTCCACTGACCGGCGTTTCCAGAGAATCCGCTGTTCATCGCGAACTGCACTTTGGCGATCTTGGAGGACGTCGGGACCTCGAAGGTGATAAAGCCCAGTCCGGTGTCGCCTGGCGCGATGGTGACACTGCCGGGGAATCCAGGGCCGGCGTTGGTGTCCTCGTAAGTCGCGTCGAACTGCTGGCCCTGGGTGTCCACGACCTTGGCGCCGTTGCTCGGAGAGTCTTTGTAGACGGCGGTCCCGGTGTTCTTGAGTCGGAACTGGACCGCCACGAACCGCATGCCCGCATCTGGACTGGCGTATTGGTTCTTAGCACCCGCCGGATCGACCACCCGTACAACGGTGACGGCGAGTTTCTCGTCGTCACCGATTCCGGTGAGATCGAGGGTGTCTCCCACAGCGGCGGAGGCCCGCGACGGGGTGGGGCTCGGCGACGCCGTGGCAGGCGTCTCCTCGGCCGGTGTACGGCTCACCGGGGGGCTGCTTGCTGGGGTGGTGTTGACCGTCTCATCCGAGCAGGCCACGGCGGCGGCAAACAGCCCAGACAGCGCCAGAGCGAGCATGCGACGCATCGAACCTCCCTGGTGCCAAAGCTCCCACCAGAGCGCGGAAAGTAGAGGCAGGGTCAATGATCCACCTCACCGCCAACGTACGCACTTGGAACCGTGAGAGCTCGAAGTTGACCCTTGAACCGCTCAGAGGTTCGCGGTGGGGTCATGGCGTCCATACACGGCATCGACATACCGCTGGGCGGTATCGGGTCGCAGTCCGAAGACCGCCGCAATGTGCAGAGGGTCGCGGACCCCTGCGGCTTCGACTTCGTCGAGGATCCGGTCCTGCCGCAGAAGATCGAGGCTGGCTTCCTGGCCACGCAGGGCAAGTCCGAGCCACCACCGGCTGACCGGGCCGTCGTGATGGGCAGTCTGCTGAGTGATCAGCAGATGCGTATTGCTCGTACTCGGCCACCTGCGGTTTCGGTAGTCGAGGTACCGCTGGATGGCTTGGCGGGTCAGGTCGTCGAGAGGGCGGGACCGCCCCTGGATGGTCAACCGGCGGTTGGGCAGATCGGCATCCTCCAGCGCCAGGGCCTGGAGGTGTACCGCTCCGAGTGCGTGGTGGCCGGTCAGCACCGTCACCAGCCACGTTGCGGGAGTGTGCGTGATCACTCCGATCTCTTCCAGGACGGAGGCCGGCAGGCGGGTGGGGATTCTCTGTCCCGGTCTGCGGGTGACGTTGCGGCCCAGTCGGCTGGTGGGGTCGGCGAACACCTTCTGCTGGGCCTTGAGGAACGCGAAGAGCGAACGCAGCGCGGTCAGCCGGGTGTGCCCGTCTCCGCCGAATGGCGTCGGCGCTTCGAGGGCGGCGACGACCTCGGCCTTGGATATCTCGCGGAGGGTTCCGTGTTCGGTCGACGAGGACAGGAGGGTCGGCCGGACCTGCATCAGGTAGTTCTTCCAGGTGAGTTCGGCTTTGGGCCGACGGCGGGAGTTGCCGTTCCTCAGGACGTCCATCCAGTCAGCGACGTCGGTGCGGATGCCAGCAGGCAGACAGGCCAGGTTCCGCTCCAGCCATTGGTCGAGGGGATCGGCACGATCGTCTTCGAGTCGCCCGAGCTCGGCCAGCAACTCGATGGTCCGGGTGACGTTTCGCTTACTGCCGTCGGCGAGGAGGGCGATCCGGGAAGCCGAGTATCTGGGGGTCCCGGCTTCGTGGGTGGCGACTACGCCTTCCAGGGTGAGCGTGACGCTCTCGCGCACATCGCGGCTCCAGCCCTTGGCCTCGCCGATCCGGGACACGGCGGGTTCCAGATGCGCGAACCAGGCCAGCCGAGGTCCGTCATCGCTCAGTATCCGGTGGGGCAGCTCGTCGATGGGCAGACTGAAGATCTCGTGGTGGACGGGCCAGTCCATCGGATGCCAAATGCGCAACTTCCCTACGGGCTGGGCAAGTTGCTCTCTAGTTGCTTTGCGCGTCACGCGGCCCGGATTATGACGTGTGATGCGGCGCTGGGTGTCACCGATGAACAGCTGCTGGCCGGTGGCCCGCACGAGGTGGAGAGCTGCGGGCCCGTAGTCACCGGTCTCGCCGGCCAGTATCCGGGCCTGGTGACGACAGAGCCTGCAGTGGCCGTCCGAGAGCGGAACCCGGCGTGCGCAGGTTTCGCAGGAGCCCACTGGGTGCACACGGCTGAAGCTGCGGGGGCCTTGCAGGTCAAGGCATTCATCGGCCCCCAGGAGAAACACGTCCGGCACGAGCGCGGGCGCTCAGACAGCGGCACCAGGCCCGGATGACAACTTCGGCACCAGCCCGACATCCAGAACGGTCCACCGCACCCCCTGCAGGTCGGAGCCACACCGCCGTCGCGCGCACATTCCCAGCATCGCCGGTGCTTGGGGGTCCGGGGCGGCCGAATGCCGCAGCCGGAACAGACCAACTCGCCTCGCAGGGCAGCGATGAACGCCTCGCGATTGTTCACGGCGGTGCCGTGCGACCACTGCGACGGACCGGCCTGACGACGGGCGCCTGCCCGACCGCGACATCCTGCGTGTCGATGTCGGCGACTGGGTGAGCCTGGACCTTTCCAAGCTCGCGCAACAGCAGCTCCTCGGGGCCGCAGCCGAGCGCGTCGCAGATGACCTCCAGGTCATCGAGCCGGATCGAGGTCGGCTGCCCAGACCACAAGGACGACATCTTCCCGACGCTGATCTCCAGTCCGCGTTCGGCCAGCAGCCTGCGCATGTCGCTGGCTTTCCAGATCTCACGGCGGGCCGCCGCCATACGCAGATCCCACTTCATGACCTCACCCCGCCCAGCCGGGCCGCCGATCGGCCCGCAGCCCTCTCCCAGGAATCTTCGATATGACTGATATGCACGTGTATGTACCCCATTGTGGTGGCGACCCATTCGTGGCCGAGGAGTTCCTGGATCGCGACGATATCCACGCCGTTGCGATACAGCGACGACGCGCAGTAATGCCGCAGAACGTGAGGGCTCAAGCGCCCGCGCCAGGACGGCAGATG encodes:
- a CDS encoding Tn3 family transposase, which encodes MVLTALAEELRTGDVAVVGSEEYADWSEQLLDWEVVQETLGSYLVEVGLCEPGESAQFDAKFFRRRLEDKLRGAAAAADAGYPENEGLVIDPETGIPSLKAFRADGQRPSAKRLEQEIKARMPERSLMGIVARTAYWVEWWRRFGPPSGNEPKLTDPLGRYVIVTFVKGTNMGPYEAARHIPGVSGHELSYVANKHFSIQLLNEAIADLVNAHARLDISQAWGDGTAVAADGTHMDTYLDNLLSETSVRYGKPGGIAYHHVSDTYIALFTHFIPCGVWEAVYIIEGLLKNTSEVHPATVHADTQGQSFPVFALAHLLGFDLMPRRRPQVQDYRRAVAAEPEGSTRLLGQRLPSSSEVVRSPS
- a CDS encoding DUF4352 domain-containing protein yields the protein MRRMLALALSGLFAAAVACSDETVNTTPASSPPVSRTPAEETPATASPSPTPSRASAAVGDTLDLTGIGDDEKLAVTVVRVVDPAGAKNQYASPDAGMRFVAVQFRLKNTGTAVYKDSPSNGAKVVDTQGQQFDATYEDTNAGPGFPGSVTIAPGDTGLGFITFEVPTSSKIAKVQFAMNSGFSGNAGQWNVS
- a CDS encoding helix-turn-helix domain-containing protein, whose protein sequence is MKWDLRMAAARREIWKASDMRRLLAERGLEISVGKMSSLWSGQPTSIRLDDLEVICDALGCGPEELLLRELGKVQAHPVADIDTQDVAVGQAPVVRPVRRSGRTAPP